In a genomic window of Pontibacter liquoris:
- the nudC gene encoding NAD(+) diphosphatase translates to MNYFSHSPLDRRFELRTDAAGQDLLWLHPQARFILIHDNLHLLQQQENLQLVTLTRQQAEALEPLAKVFLGLQGEVPYFVLGFEQQAEEIAAYLQEPYLFMDLKEVALQLPPEDSAILAHARAMVHWNLRHLYCPDCGSLTQSMEAGHMRQCTNPACGRSHFPRTDTAVIMLISEGDACLLGRQAGWPKGRYATLAGFLEPGETLEQAVAREAMEETGVQLASITYHSSQPWPFPASIMVGFMATVSNRELKVNYAELEDARWFTRDEIAAGLQTGTFLLPPQVSISYQLIRSWYNAGPGYTLEQLGQEIH, encoded by the coding sequence ATGAACTACTTTTCGCATTCGCCGCTGGACCGCCGCTTTGAGCTACGGACCGATGCTGCCGGGCAGGACCTTTTATGGCTGCATCCGCAGGCCCGGTTTATACTTATACACGACAACCTGCACCTTTTGCAGCAGCAGGAAAACCTGCAGCTGGTTACCTTAACGCGGCAGCAGGCCGAAGCCCTGGAGCCGCTTGCCAAAGTGTTCCTGGGTTTGCAGGGCGAAGTACCTTATTTTGTGCTGGGTTTTGAGCAACAGGCTGAGGAAATAGCCGCTTACCTGCAGGAACCATACTTGTTTATGGACTTGAAAGAGGTAGCCCTGCAGCTGCCGCCGGAAGATAGCGCCATACTGGCGCATGCCCGCGCCATGGTGCACTGGAACCTGCGCCACCTCTATTGCCCCGATTGCGGCAGCTTAACTCAAAGTATGGAGGCGGGCCACATGCGCCAATGCACCAACCCGGCATGCGGCAGGTCGCATTTCCCGAGAACCGATACGGCCGTGATCATGCTCATCTCGGAAGGGGATGCCTGTTTGCTGGGCCGGCAGGCAGGCTGGCCCAAAGGCCGCTATGCTACGCTGGCGGGTTTTCTGGAGCCCGGCGAAACGCTGGAGCAGGCCGTTGCCCGCGAGGCAATGGAGGAGACCGGCGTGCAGCTGGCAAGTATAACCTATCATTCCTCGCAACCCTGGCCTTTTCCTGCTTCCATTATGGTGGGCTTTATGGCCACGGTAAGCAACCGCGAACTAAAAGTAAACTATGCTGAGCTGGAAGATGCCCGCTGGTTTACGCGCGATGAAATTGCGGCGGGCCTGCAGACCGGTACCTTTCTGCTGCCGCCGCAGGTTTCCATTTCTTACCAGCTTATCCGCAGTTGGTACAATGCCGGGCCAGGCTATACGCTAGAGCAGCTCGGGCAGGAAATCCATTAG
- a CDS encoding TonB-dependent receptor, with the protein MKRYLIVVLLLVLSNTIAFSQNTFKVLIRDSKTNAPLVGATAAVYNTAIGASSGASGELELRNIPDGTHIIRFGFVGYEDKVDTLRFPLAQDAPLVILLAPGGEELEEVVVTTTRSSRTIENIPTRVEAITLEELGEKGNMKPGDIRMLLNESTGIQTQQTSATSANANIRIQGLDGRYTQLLQDGFPLYAGFSSGLSIMQIPPLNLYQVEVIKGSSSTLYGGGAIAGLVNLITKKPTEEGELRLMANVTSANGLDLSGFYGKKFGRFGVTVFASRNTNQAYDPAGIGFSAIPDLERYTANPTLYYYPSDHTTVSLGVNASREERLGGDMRYMDGNEGDFYFEQNNSKRLSTQFNLTHRLSDHAQLSVKNSISLFNREIAVPYYDFRGKQTASFSEVAYSLTKERLDWVIGANLWTDKFTEQHADAVGARDYENTIIGAFAQNTFTPVAWLVLESGLRADYVTPAPANKTKGLFLLPRVSALFHISDRFTSRIGGGMGYKTPTIFTQEAENITFRNILPLDISQTKAETSLGGNADINYNTLIGENVTFSLNHMFFYTRLSDPLVLTLRPDNLYAFRNASGYVDTKGVETNLKLGYAWAKLFLGYTYTDARQHYNDAVADMPLTPKHRVNTVLMLEKEDNFRIGLEAYYFSRQRLSDGTRGRDYWINGVMVEKMFEKFSLFINFENIFDTRQSKFGSIYSGSMRNPQFSEIYAPVDGRVINGGIKLNIL; encoded by the coding sequence ATGAAAAGATACCTGATTGTGGTATTGCTCCTTGTGCTGAGCAATACCATAGCATTTAGCCAAAATACATTTAAAGTCCTCATCAGAGACAGTAAAACAAATGCGCCCCTGGTTGGGGCCACCGCTGCCGTTTACAACACCGCCATCGGCGCCAGTTCGGGCGCTTCCGGTGAACTCGAGTTGCGCAACATCCCCGATGGCACGCATATCATCCGGTTCGGTTTTGTCGGGTACGAGGACAAGGTGGACACTCTTCGCTTTCCGCTCGCCCAGGACGCACCCCTGGTGATATTATTAGCGCCCGGTGGTGAGGAACTTGAAGAAGTAGTGGTTACTACCACCCGCAGCAGCCGCACGATTGAGAATATCCCCACCCGGGTGGAGGCGATTACACTGGAAGAGCTTGGCGAAAAAGGCAATATGAAACCGGGCGACATCCGCATGCTGCTCAACGAAAGCACAGGCATCCAGACGCAGCAGACCTCTGCCACCAGTGCCAACGCCAATATCCGCATCCAGGGCTTGGATGGCCGCTACACGCAGCTCTTGCAGGATGGATTTCCGCTCTATGCGGGTTTCTCCAGCGGACTGAGCATCATGCAGATTCCACCGCTCAACCTCTACCAGGTAGAAGTGATCAAGGGCAGTTCTTCCACCCTTTATGGCGGCGGTGCCATCGCCGGCCTGGTGAACCTGATCACTAAAAAACCGACGGAAGAAGGCGAGTTGAGACTGATGGCCAATGTTACCAGTGCCAACGGGCTTGACCTGAGCGGTTTTTACGGTAAGAAGTTCGGTCGATTTGGGGTAACTGTTTTTGCATCCAGAAACACCAACCAGGCCTATGACCCTGCCGGCATTGGTTTTTCCGCCATACCGGATCTTGAACGCTACACCGCAAACCCCACGCTCTACTATTACCCAAGCGATCATACGACGGTGTCGTTGGGTGTGAATGCCTCCCGGGAAGAACGCCTGGGCGGTGACATGCGATACATGGACGGCAATGAAGGCGATTTCTATTTTGAACAAAACAACTCAAAGCGTTTGTCCACGCAGTTTAACCTGACGCATCGTCTGTCAGACCATGCGCAGCTATCGGTAAAGAACAGTATCAGCCTTTTTAACAGGGAGATTGCCGTACCATACTATGATTTCAGGGGAAAGCAGACGGCCAGCTTCAGTGAGGTGGCTTACAGCTTAACGAAAGAGCGGTTGGATTGGGTAATAGGCGCTAACCTCTGGACAGACAAGTTCACCGAACAGCATGCCGATGCTGTTGGCGCACGGGATTATGAAAACACCATTATTGGGGCTTTTGCGCAAAACACGTTCACGCCGGTGGCATGGCTGGTGCTGGAGTCTGGCCTGCGGGCCGACTATGTAACGCCTGCACCAGCCAATAAAACAAAAGGCTTGTTTTTGCTGCCCCGGGTTTCGGCGCTGTTCCACATCAGTGATCGCTTTACTTCCCGCATCGGGGGCGGCATGGGCTACAAAACCCCAACCATCTTCACGCAGGAGGCCGAGAACATCACCTTCCGCAACATACTTCCGCTGGACATCAGCCAGACAAAGGCCGAAACGTCTCTCGGTGGCAATGCGGATATCAATTATAACACCCTGATCGGGGAGAACGTCACTTTCAGCCTCAACCACATGTTCTTCTATACCCGGCTCAGCGATCCGCTCGTGCTGACGCTACGCCCCGACAACCTGTATGCCTTCCGGAATGCCAGCGGTTATGTGGATACCAAAGGCGTGGAAACCAATCTCAAACTCGGGTATGCTTGGGCTAAGCTGTTCCTGGGTTATACTTACACCGACGCCAGGCAGCACTATAACGATGCAGTGGCCGACATGCCGCTAACGCCAAAGCACCGCGTGAATACGGTGCTGATGCTGGAAAAGGAAGATAACTTCCGCATCGGGCTGGAAGCCTACTATTTCAGTCGGCAGCGGCTAAGCGATGGCACCCGTGGGCGCGACTACTGGATAAACGGAGTGATGGTGGAGAAAATGTTTGAAAAGTTTTCCCTGTTCATCAACTTCGAGAACATCTTTGACACCCGGCAGAGCAAGTTCGGAAGCATCTACAGCGGCAGTATGCGCAACCCGCAGTTCAGCGAAATTTATGCACCGGTAGACGGGCGCGTGATCAATGGCGGCATAAAACTGAACATCCTCTAA
- a CDS encoding VWA domain-containing protein — translation MTWYQSLSLLELLFGTLFFGLYLGYLYRVWRVARFFKQRPHGIWVKFVLRNLYVALLLIAMLGPSFGAMKKEIKTIGKDLYIAVDLSRSMDATDVQPSRLEKAKHEIQRLISRFNSDRIGLIVFGDEAFIQSPLTYDQNALQLYTQTLHTGLLPRAGTNYAPVLQLALNKLEQRTPTTAAEQKARVLVLISDGENFGPDVERLAGQLREQNIRVYTLGIGTTEGSRIPAGRAFKKDEEGKTVVSSLNPAPLVQLADLTGGQYFEVNNRVSEVSRLISAINNIEGELHERKTIDVTANKYIYPLALALFFILLDALITVKLIRI, via the coding sequence ATGACCTGGTACCAGTCCCTTTCACTGCTCGAGCTCCTTTTCGGCACCCTGTTCTTCGGGTTGTACCTGGGCTACCTGTACCGTGTCTGGCGCGTGGCACGCTTCTTTAAACAGCGGCCGCATGGCATCTGGGTCAAGTTCGTGCTCCGCAACCTTTATGTGGCGCTCCTGCTCATCGCCATGCTGGGCCCCTCGTTCGGGGCCATGAAAAAAGAGATCAAAACCATTGGCAAGGACCTCTACATTGCCGTGGACCTGTCGCGCTCCATGGATGCCACCGATGTGCAACCCTCGCGCCTGGAAAAAGCCAAGCATGAGATCCAGCGCCTCATCAGCCGCTTTAACTCCGACCGCATCGGCCTGATCGTGTTCGGGGATGAGGCCTTTATCCAGAGCCCGCTCACTTATGACCAGAATGCCCTGCAACTCTATACCCAAACGCTGCACACCGGCCTGTTGCCCCGCGCCGGCACCAACTATGCGCCCGTGCTGCAGCTGGCGCTGAATAAACTGGAGCAGCGCACGCCTACGACAGCGGCAGAGCAGAAAGCCCGCGTGCTGGTACTGATCAGTGACGGCGAAAATTTCGGCCCGGATGTGGAACGCCTGGCCGGGCAGCTGCGCGAGCAGAACATCCGCGTGTACACCCTGGGCATCGGCACCACCGAAGGCAGCCGCATACCGGCGGGGCGTGCCTTTAAGAAAGACGAGGAAGGGAAAACCGTGGTAAGTAGCCTGAACCCGGCTCCCCTGGTGCAACTGGCCGACCTGACCGGCGGGCAATATTTTGAAGTGAATAACCGCGTAAGTGAAGTCAGCCGCCTCATCAGCGCCATCAATAATATAGAAGGCGAGCTGCATGAGCGTAAGACCATCGACGTAACGGCTAACAAGTATATTTACCCGCTGGCGCTGGCGCTGTTCTTTATACTGCTGGATGCCCTGATCACCGTTAAGCTTATCCGGATATGA
- a CDS encoding tetratricopeptide repeat protein: MKLLLAAILLVSFLSGGLRTIARINTYAQEAAQAYRQQDYTRAIAAYEYLLNDLDVQDDQLRLNLAHAYYQAGAPEKAQESYRLLAEHPSSHLRAIAHLQLGNIAAGRHKYKQALARYRQALIADPDNEKARYDYELLKKYLALHPEKATEDEPQKLPPPSGQGSDSLQTPPPAQENQEPQPGSKPDDAGTDEKEMDTPQPSGTPTEQQQQGGGKGNQLESNSSQASGNNGDQEEASGTEPGDTKGQTMENATLPNQQGLGGGSENITDQDQRAQTQRRRLQQVNMSPEKARLLLDAMRNAELQYIQQLPKKSDKKPDRSKPDW; encoded by the coding sequence ATGAAACTACTGCTTGCTGCTATTTTGCTGGTCAGTTTTCTGAGTGGAGGGCTTCGCACCATTGCCCGCATCAACACCTATGCGCAGGAGGCTGCCCAGGCCTACCGGCAGCAGGATTATACCAGGGCCATAGCTGCCTACGAATACCTTCTCAATGACCTGGACGTACAGGACGATCAGCTGCGCCTGAACCTGGCACACGCTTACTACCAGGCCGGTGCGCCGGAGAAAGCCCAGGAATCGTATCGTTTGCTGGCCGAGCACCCGTCCAGCCACCTGCGCGCCATTGCGCACCTGCAACTGGGCAACATTGCCGCTGGCCGGCACAAGTATAAACAGGCGCTCGCGCGTTACCGCCAGGCCCTGATCGCCGACCCCGATAACGAAAAAGCCCGCTACGATTATGAGCTCCTAAAAAAATACCTGGCTCTGCACCCCGAAAAAGCAACCGAAGACGAGCCGCAGAAACTGCCGCCACCGTCCGGCCAGGGAAGCGACAGCTTGCAGACACCTCCACCCGCCCAGGAAAATCAGGAGCCACAGCCCGGCAGCAAACCCGATGATGCGGGAACCGATGAAAAGGAAATGGATACCCCGCAACCTTCCGGTACGCCTACAGAGCAACAACAACAAGGCGGCGGCAAGGGCAATCAGCTTGAAAGCAATTCTTCCCAGGCTTCTGGCAACAACGGCGACCAGGAAGAGGCAAGCGGCACCGAACCAGGCGATACAAAAGGCCAGACAATGGAGAATGCTACTTTGCCCAACCAGCAAGGGCTTGGCGGCGGCTCCGAAAACATTACCGACCAGGACCAGCGCGCCCAGACACAACGCCGCCGGCTGCAACAGGTAAACATGAGCCCCGAAAAAGCCCGGCTCCTGCTCGACGCCATGCGCAATGCTGAGTTGCAGTACATCCAGCAGCTGCCTAAAAAGTCAGATAAAAAGCCGGACCGCAGCAAACCCGATTGGTAA